From the Drosophila simulans strain w501 chromosome 2L, Prin_Dsim_3.1, whole genome shotgun sequence genome, the window CTTTTATGAATGCTACTGCGTTGGAGTCGGAGTCTGAGTCCGGATACGCATCTGGAGGAGAACGGCGCCGGAGGCATCCATCAAAATGGTCTTCAGCTATGCGTGCATGGTGCTCCAGCGCATCGTGGTGCCAGCGGTCCTGGTACTCGGTGAGTAGTTCGATTTTTAGTATAAGAATTCAAATTGTTACATCCAATTAATACATTACCGATTTTCTTGTATCTTTAGCTGCCCTGATGCGACCAGTGGGCATATCCTTTGTGTACCTTCTGATGTTCTTTGTGTCGCCCTTTGTCCCGCTGGCCACGCGACGCAACTTCAAAGGATCTGTGACTGCCTTCTTCATCATCCTGCTGACGTTGAGCACGCTGGTCCTCTTGGGTCACATAACGCTCCAGATTCTGGCGGTCAGCCTCACGCTGCCCATCTACAACTGCTCGTTCAGTGAGCGTCTGCTGCGTCACATTGGCTTCGTGAGCTTTATTGATCTACAGTGGGTGTTTTGTCGATCACGTGGTGCCTTTGCCGGTTTAttaatactatatattttgtagGCCATTTGCCATCATCGAATGGCTGGTGCCTGAGGTGTTGGTTTTCGCCACCTCCCTGGGTTCGTATCTCACGGTGAAGCGAGTGGCCTCTCAGCCCGTCGGCGCCGAGCAGCTGGAGAACGGCGAAGTGGTCGATGGCCAGGCGGAAAACGCCCAGACATCTTCTCAGCCATCTGGCGCAGATGCCAATGGAGGAGATGTGCAACAGGCCACGGTCACCACGccactgcagcaacagcagcagcagctgaggAAACGAGTGTCCATGATCAGCCAGCATATTCACTTTGAGGGCTTGGTCAAGATCTGTAAGTAGGAACTACTTATGGTGAAGCCACTTGAAACGTAACATTATAGGGATAATTAGCATACAAATCTTGTTGTATCAAGCATTAGTCTGAAAATACCCAAACTTTAGTTTGCCTACCACATTTTCCAGAAGTTGTTCAGACAACATCTCCGTGGAATTCATGGGCTCCCCGCACACGAAtgtttttcaatcaaatttaatgaatcGCTTCCATCGACAGCTCCTCTGTTCTGCCTGGCCACGCTGTTCTTTGCGGCCGTGCTGCGTCCGTCGGTGCCTGGCGGATTTTACTTTCTCATTTTCCTGCTGGCCGGCACCTACTGGGCAACATGCCAGACGCTGCAACGGTGCGTGTCCCATCAACGCCATCAATTCCGGACATCCTACTCACTTTTCCCTTTGTATTCTCGCACCATTTTTTGTTGCAGGGGCTTCGCTTTGTTGCTGCGCTGCGTGATGGTCGTCCTCGTGCTGCACTCCCTGTCCATTGTGTCCTACCAGACGCCATGGATGCAGAGCCACCTCAATCATACCACCCTGACAGCCCGGTAAGTAGAGGAGGGGTGGAAGAAGTGCCGGGAAATCATCAGACTATCATCTTTCTCTGCCCATCAGGTTGATTGGACTGGAACCGCTTATTGAATCCTACTGCTCGCCGGATATACGAGTCTTTCTGTACAATAATAAGCTATCCCTGGACTCGTACCTCAATCCCTTTGCGTTGTTCTTTGCCTACTTCGCACTGGCCCTGACCACCAAGCATCTCATTAAGCCACGGGTAAGTTTCAATTGTGGGAAAATTAAATCCAAAAGTCTTTCAGTGACGGAACAGCTCTTACTCTGGTTTAGACTGATTTAGAGCAACTAACACAGATTATGATATTAAACAACAGACTTGATTTAACAAGACTGAAAGCGGGtttaattagaaatatttACTACTTCTTTTGactaaattttaaaaaagataaACGTTCTGAATGGAACTAAATCGCTTTCATTCTTCTTAAAAATCTGGCCAACACTGGGATATAGTTTTATCTGCTCTTAATTTCTGCTCTTCCTATGCTGCCATACGCATCCGGAAAAACCACTTCAATCAAATCTTTCAAATCTTCTAACACAAAAATCTCTGCACGcctaaacaaaaacatgatAAACACTCCTAACACCTAACAAACAACCAATTGTCACTAACACACCACACCGAACACCTGAACACCTAAACACCTAAACATCCAAATCCACGAACACCGGAACACCGAACTCCTTAGCTGGAGCCCAAACCCGCCACCGCATTTGGGCAGCAACTAGATTGcaatagcagcagcatcaacaacacCACCGGCAACAAGGTCAACCGCCAGCTATCGCTGCTCACCTCGCAGACATCGCGGGGTCGTCGGGATGGGTCGAATCCTGGCGGAGGTGGAACCACCATTaccaccaccacgaccaccacCAACGCCACCTCCTCCACTGCAATCCGCAATCAGCGCTTGAGTGTAAGCGAGCGAGTGGATTGGGCCAGGGTTTCTGTTTTGATCTCCATTCAGTGTGTGAATGTTGAATATTTCTGGGGATTTTGGGGGCACAATGAATTGGAATGGGTGTACTAGAATGGGGACACAGAAAATTCCCAATAATCCGGCTTACCTAGATGACCTGAAAAGTATAATCCATTACGAAAACTTGATGGAAAACTTATCTTGGCTtgaatgtttttatttgcatacttacTTTTCAAATGCACTAataggtttatttttttttgttctaaATACAATTACagtctttaaatttaaattaataatgcgAGGATAATGAAATTAGTATCAGGTTTAGAACTAGGACAAACACTAAACACAATTAGTGGCCGCAACTAAAACCCAACTAAATGTTCGTCTGTGCCTTAATGTTTAACCCCAAAACTGCGCCGAAATTTATCCGATTTGTGTGCGCTTTTGCTGAAGTCTGAccacaattttctttttctttgcgattttcctgccattttcctttttgtatgtttgtttttcttttgatttttgtttatgctCTCTCTTTTATTACTTCCGCTTTAGGTTTCTTTGCGCCGAGATCAGCGTGCAACGTTGAATGAACCGACTGAGACGACGCCTGTACGTAAACTAACTCCACTTTGCGCCAATAGCGTGTATCTTTCTCCCAGCCTAACCCCAAAGCCTAATCATTAGACTAGTTCTAGCCTATCTCTATCTCTGCCTCTGTCTCTCTATGTATCATTTGGATTAAGCTTTCCTAACGTCTGCCATTTGTCTATGTTAAACTGTACTCGTCTAAATCTAACATCTCTAGCGATCTGTAGTACTAATCGCTGTAGTATTTCCCCCGATATCAAGGGATATTCTAACCCATACTATAAACTAAACATTGTACTAACTGCGCCAgtgtgtctgtatgtatgtgttcTGGGTCATAGAGCACCGCCAAAGCGATACAAAATAGTTTGCAACTCTCACCCGGATAGTTAACCATCGCCATCAACACCCGTAGTGCCCTAGAACTTTAGAACTCTTTGTCTGTACATATCTTGTTTAGTAAGCTGATCTCTCTTCTTAATGTCTGTCCTGTTAAACCCAATCTCTGAGCTAATAAAAACATATCTGAATCTATAGTTGGTGCGGCAAAGCACGCGAAAGGCACGCACACCCCAACCGCTGGAAAGTGGATCCTCGGTGGCACCCAGTGTCACCCAGCGGGGCAATGACATTCAGCTGGACTCGATGGAGCAGCGATCGGAACAGGAGAACACCACCACATCCATACTGGATCAAATATCGTATGGATTCGTCAGCGTGGGAGGATTCATATATCAGAACAGCTATATATTCACCAACATTCTTATGATGGTAAGTCAGTGTACATATATCTTTAAGTTATGGTATAgtttttcaaatattcaatCTCTTGATAGGCCTGGTCCATAGTGTATCACAGTTGGCTGACTTTTGTCCTGTTGCTGTGGGCCAACGTGCTGTGGATGATTCCGAACCAGAGGAAGGCCATGATGCGGTCCAGTCCCTTTATAGTCTTGTATGCTGAGGCCCTGTTGATTGCCCAATACATATACGGCATGGATCTCAACAACGAAGAGCTGCCCACGAGCGTTCCCGTAAGATGACACTTAAATTacgaattaaatttaattaactgaaGTATTTGCAGACTGCGGGCATTAACCTGCAACAAATCGGCTTCGAACGACCCATCGAGAACCAAATGCGTCCATGTGTGCCGCTGATCGTGAAGACAGCGTTTGTGCTAATGTTTTGGGTGACATCACGACAGTTCTTCAAGGAGAAGCGCGATCGGCGAAGGGACAGCACTCTGGCGGACATCATTGCCCCACTGCAGATCACAGTGGGATCGGCTGGCTCCAGCTACCTCATCAACGATGGCAAGAAGACCTCAAAGTTCCTAAAGAAGGCCGGCGATGTGATCAAGAATCTACTGGTGCGCCTGTGGATCTGGCTACTCGTGCTGGTTATCTTCCTTTGCGCCATCACTGGCGAGAACATGACCGGCTTCCGCATCTGCTACATGGCCCTGTTCCTATTCTTCTTGCTAGTCTTTCAATCGTCGTCCAAGGCGTGGGTTAAGATCATGTACGGCTTCTGGCTGTTTCTGATCTTCTATGCCATGTCCATACTTATATTGATCTACACATATCAATTCGACAAGTTCGACAAGTACTGGAGCGACTATCTCAATGTGTCCGCGACTTTGTAAGTTGGCTTGTTTTCTAAACTAATATCTTTAAGTAGACCATgttcaataaaatcaatatgtttgttttttaggCAAAAGGACATCGGCCTTAAGCGGTATCAGACCAAGGATCTGTTCCTCCATTTGGTCTCACCAACGATAATTGTGATCCTGACCGTCATCCAAGTGCACTACTTCCACAAGCGCTTCATCGCATcattgcaacagcagccgtTGGCTGGCGGATCGGCACAGCAGAAACCCACGGAGACAACTGCCTTGGAACCGGCGCCATCGAAGCGACGTGGCAGCGCCGGTTCACTGCGTAGATCCCAGGGTCCATCGGCGGAGGCTGCTCCAGGAGCCACCACCGATTTCGAGACATCTGTGCGAGACTTGGTGCGCATATCGTTCCGCAAGATCAAGAACAAGTCGGAGTACATCTTCAAGAACTTCAAGGATGTCTTCTGGCGCTTCCTGGAGCTGCACATCATGAAGGCTGTGTATATCGCAGCCTTCGTGTGCAGTGTCAGTGAAGTCTGCGTACTGCACATTATCTTTGTGGGTTTCTGTGTGCTGGGCGCCACCTCGCGGAAGGCCGTCCAGGTGGTGATCAGCCGCCTCATCTCGTTCATTGTCACCGTCATAGTTCTGTCCAAGATGATCTACCAGATCGAGTACTTGAGTCACTCGCAGCACAACGTGGTTTGTGTAAGTTAATGTTATCCCATTGAGAAAGCTCATTATATTTTAATCTTAATCATATTTCGCAGTCTGACAACCGGACTGCCAACAATGCCGAGTGGATTGGCCTCACCAAGGCTGACAAGGTAACTGGCGGACTGATGAGCCTGTTGCGCACCTACATCATCTACATGGTTATTGTGACCATGCACGCAGTGATCAGTTTGCGGCAGCTTCAAATGCGCGTCAAGATCGGAGCACTGAATGCTCCACCCACCAAGCTGCTGTTCCCCAATATTATTCGAGCTGATGCTGAGAAGGATCTGGTGGGACTGGTCAAGTATCTCCTCAACTTTGGCTTCTACAAATTCGGCATTGAGATATCGCTAATCGCGCTGGTCTCCACCATCACATATCGTCAGGATATTGTGGCCGTAGTCTATGCTCTGTGGCTTGTGGTGCTATTGCTTCTACGGAGATCGCAGTGCGCCAAAATATGGGGCGTTTTTCAGGCATTCTTTGCCATCTCCATACTGACACAGTACATAGTGCTGGTAGGACTGCCGCCGAGCTCTTGCCTGGGTATGATATGAATCAATCAATATAAATGCagttttataacttttttgtGTGCCTTGCAGTGTTTCCCTGGGATGAAGGTCCCTTCGGCGAGGGCATACAACGCTGGACGATGCTGCCAGGAGCCCTGCACTTCAACCACGTACCCAAGCTGATCTTCGACTTCATTGTCTTGGTCATTCTGAACCGACAGAAGAGTATCTTCTGCATCGAACAGCGTTATGCCAGTAACGACGACTATCCGGGTGGCAGCAATCGCAGTGTGATCGCGGATATTGCTCAGCTAGGTCGCGTTCCCTTCGACAATCCCACCCACGACTTTTGCTCGTACATACGGAACTACTCGGACATCCTCAAGAACGGAGTGCTGTGCGGCTTCTACTGGTTTACTCTGGCAGTTGTTTTCTTGGCCGGCACCAATATTGCGGATCTGCTGGCACTGGGTTATCTGATCGGAGCGTTTATCTTCCTGTGGCAGGGATCGGATTTCTATCTGCGTCCCATACACACCATCATCTTTCGCTGGAAGTGGCTGCTGGCATtcaatgtggccaacatacTCATCAAGACGTCCTTCCAAATGGCCGGCTGTTTGTTCATGACCCAACTGACGAAAGACTGCTGCTGGCTGGTGCACATGCTCGGCATCACCTGTACGAGCAATGTGCTTACAGAGCAAATAATGCTGCCAGAGGAGGCTGAACTGGCGCTTAAGCCAGGCGAATGTCCCAAGATCACCCACCAGGTGGTTCTCCTGTGGGACACGATTTGCTTCGCCTTCATCATCTTCCAGCTGCGCATATTCAAGTCGCATTACTTCTGTCACATCATAACGGACACCAAAGCAAATAACATCCTGGCCTCAAGGTGGGTTTTTAAATCTCTGGTCATTCTATAAATTgattgaacaatttttatcACAGAGGAGCCGACATCATTGAGAGTCTACGACATAAGCAGATTGCCCATCGTCACGACCATGAAAAGCAGGTGCTGCATAAGATCAAGCGAAAGATGGAGCGCATCCGTGCCACGCAGCAGAAGATGCTTCGGCCCTTGGACAAACAAACCCACTTCGACGGTAAGTGCTTGCACCATCACTTCCAGGGGTTTTTTCCTCCCCTTTCTGTAATTTTTTGGAGCTCGAACTTCTCGTCGCGTTTTTTGCAATTTCCCCTTTTGTATTTTGATCGTTGGAAATTGTCGCGTGTGTGTCTTACATTAATCTTTGGCTTCGTGAAGGGCGACGCACGCCCTCAGAGCACGCCATGTCCGATGTGGCGCCTTTGGCCCACAATAGCAGCTTCACCTCTTGTCAAGGATCTGGCTATCTGACCCCAGATGAGCATAGCTCCGCCAGCTCTGGCACTTCATCGCCAGCCAGAGCTTCGATCCTCTCCAGCAGTGGAGGCAGCGTGGAAAGCGTGGACAGCGCAGACGCTGCCGTGATTATTGAACCGGAAATCAATGTGATGCCATGTGAGGAGATTACGGACTATGTGGATGTGCAGTCGGTCAGCGAGGAGGAGACAACTGTGGCAATGCCCAAGAAGCATCTGAGCTCTCAATCGAAGGAATGTGTTTTCAAAAGCCCAGAGCCCTCGAAGCCAACCACGCCGAGTACGGATGCGTTGTCTACTCTCCTGACCGAGGGATTTTTGGAACCGAAAAGGATCTCTTTGGGATTAGCTCCTCCTGAGCTAAGTCCCCCTGTTGGTATGCAGTGCCTGGCTCCTCCGTTGGCTGCTTATGCCACAGCCATGGCTTCTAGTGCAGCCAGCTCTGTGCTGTCCTCCAATCTGACTCCAAATCTTCGACGAGAACATCGCCGCCAGTCGTCAACCAATGCCGCTGTTTCCTGGAACGAAACTGTATCCATCAAACGGTCGCCCATGAAAAAGCAAATGGTAAAAAGTGGAAAGTGCGGGATGCAAACCGTTCATATTGTGTTATTTAGATTAAAGTGttgatttgattaattaattaattaatttagaaattgaaaaactaa encodes:
- the LOC6731448 gene encoding piezo-type mechanosensitive ion channel component isoform X4; protein product: MVFSYACMVLQRIVVPAVLVLAALMRPVGISFVYLLMFFVSPFVPLATRRNFKGSVTAFFIILLTLSTLVLLGHITLQILAVSLTLPIYNCSFSERLLRHIGFVSFIDLQPFAIIEWLVPEVLVFATSLGSYLTVKRVASQPVGAEQLENGEVVDGQAENAQTSSQPSGADANGGDVQQATVTTPLQQQQQQLRKRVSMISQHIHFEGLVKISPLFCLATLFFAAVLRPSVPGGFYFLIFLLAGTYWATCQTLQRGFALLLRCVMVVLVLHSLSIVSYQTPWMQSHLNHTTLTARLIGLEPLIESYCSPDIRVFLYNNKLSLDSYLNPFALFFAYFALALTTKHLIKPRLEPKPATAFGQQLDCNSSSINNTTGNKVNRQLSLLTSQTSRGRRDGSNPGGGGTTITTTTTTTNATSSTAIRNQRLSLVRQSTRKARTPQPLESGSSVAPSVTQRGNDIQLDSMEQRSEQENTTTSILDQISYGFVSVGGFIYQNSYIFTNILMMAWSIVYHSWLTFVLLLWANVLWMIPNQRKAMMRSSPFIVLYAEALLIAQYIYGMDLNNEELPTSVPYLQTAGINLQQIGFERPIENQMRPCVPLIVKTAFVLMFWVTSRQFFKEKRDRRRDSTLADIIAPLQITVGSAGSSYLINDGKKTSKFLKKAGDVIKNLLVRLWIWLLVLVIFLCAITGENMTGFRICYMALFLFFLLVFQSSSKAWVKIMYGFWLFLIFYAMSILILIYTYQFDKFDKYWSDYLNVSATLQKDIGLKRYQTKDLFLHLVSPTIIVILTVIQVHYFHKRFIASLQQQPLAGGSAQQKPTETTALEPAPSKRRGSAGSLRRSQGPSAEAAPGATTDFETSVRDLVRISFRKIKNKSEYIFKNFKDVFWRFLELHIMKAVYIAAFVCSVSEVCVLHIIFVGFCVLGATSRKAVQVVISRLISFIVTVIVLSKMIYQIEYLSHSQHNVVCSDNRTANNAEWIGLTKADKVTGGLMSLLRTYIIYMVIVTMHAVISLRQLQMRVKIGALNAPPTKLLFPNIIRADAEKDLVGLVKYLLNFGFYKFGIEISLIALVSTITYRQDIVAVVYALWLVVLLLLRRSQCAKIWGVFQAFFAISILTQYIVLVGLPPSSCLVFPWDEGPFGEGIQRWTMLPGALHFNHVPKLIFDFIVLVILNRQKSIFCIEQRYASNDDYPGGSNRSVIADIAQLGRVPFDNPTHDFCSYIRNYSDILKNGVLCGFYWFTLAVVFLAGTNIADLLALGYLIGAFIFLWQGSDFYLRPIHTIIFRWKWLLAFNVANILIKTSFQMAGCLFMTQLTKDCCWLVHMLGITCTSNVLTEQIMLPEEAELALKPGECPKITHQVVLLWDTICFAFIIFQLRIFKSHYFCHIITDTKANNILASRGADIIESLRHKQIAHRHDHEKQVLHKIKRKMERIRATQQKMLRPLDKQTHFDEHGYPLPAPTVRRRKEIKLHPHATRAGDYYMFEEMDDKFELDLIHDEIDFLEEENITESEMKMQRRKTLYDLLPASGLTRYIYLNPQKSKDAPPGEFPSTSKGISKERDAATASSSASPAPTRDVGDLPVIPPPSTGLGREQTSKETSDSKSKMEVDSGEVTAKDSDEDFDTNPIIRLLEGFLVTLTIRLNRFSRNYRFVNRILAGEKKTLKESSSLNRLGLSSAAAMFHFLKSNLESDESDPPASSSTPRRVVIAPPNATEHSDPTSTTLNTNTTTTPLSPPEPLQPTTTSTPQQQHQHIRAAEEIIELPVDTVDGVAHRKQSINSSPPAKGTMLSRKSDCGLPEIRIKAPSVERGAHYYHNHHSGGGSGSLSKHWSYEQVDSAGEFNLEEENFAQRDHHIIVEVLISSWYALLANTDLICYIVVFINQVVNASLISLPLPIMVFLWGTLSLPRPTKTFWVTLIAYTQAIVLIKCIFQFKLIWSNYHQLPNQPLTPAKIFGVENKAHYAIYDLILLLVLFLHRYLLKSQGLWKSGYKDTDNQFTKPTASIDERDDSDNLSQPDSRQLNDDAAQKLSLQVSQASLPGSPDFSKTGINQLERTKYTSSLYKFFFSLVHKSRLATDVYALMFLCDFVNFFVLLFGFTAFGTQQTESDEGVQTYLAENKVPIPFLIMLLVQFLLIVIDRALYLRKALVNKIIFHFFSVIGIHIWMFFVVPAVTERTFNSLAPPIIFYVIKCFYMLLSSYQIKSGYPKRILGNFFTKGFSMVNMIAFKVYMQIPFLYELRTILDWVCIDSTMTIFDWLKMEDIFSNIYLIRCTRQSETDFPAMRAQKKASLSKLIMGGTVVLLIVICIWGPLCLFALGNAVGTSNVPFHVSLSIRIGPYDPIYTTNNYDSIFEINPEMYSQMTNAYIKEKQALTFIAGYDATDVAAVRLAGNSPSLWNIAPPDRQRLLNDLRNNHTLKARFSYSLTRKAPAKGLKENVGDEHAISLDESFEGRAALIHMLSETHDVEPIHSNGTTNGTTPEVEEVVVIPGMIPKFIKVLNSGDAAVVSVLSPKHYDYRPLVIKMHRDNETNGLWWEIRDYCNDTFYNETLSKFAYSNCTSGIVMYTFNDKKFPSTFSFLTAGGIIGLYTTFVLLASRFMKSFIGGQNRKIMFEDLPYVDRVLQLCLDIYLVREALEFALEEDLFAKLLFLYRSPETLIKWTRPKEEYVDDDGDTDSIPSRMSVRRPEQLQPQQPQ
- the LOC6731448 gene encoding piezo-type mechanosensitive ion channel component isoform X12, whose product is MVFSYACMVLQRIVVPAVLVLAALMRPVGISFVYLLMFFVSPFVPLATRRNFKGSVTAFFIILLTLSTLVLLGHITLQILAVSLTLPIYNCSFSERLLRHIGFVSFIDLQPFAIIEWLVPEVLVFATSLGSYLTVKRVASQPVGAEQLENGEVVDGQAENAQTSSQPSGADANGGDVQQATVTTPLQQQQQQLRKRVSMISQHIHFEGLVKISPLFCLATLFFAAVLRPSVPGGFYFLIFLLAGTYWATCQTLQRGFALLLRCVMVVLVLHSLSIVSYQTPWMQSHLNHTTLTARLIGLEPLIESYCSPDIRVFLYNNKLSLDSYLNPFALFFAYFALALTTKHLIKPRLVRQSTRKARTPQPLESGSSVAPSVTQRGNDIQLDSMEQRSEQENTTTSILDQISYGFVSVGGFIYQNSYIFTNILMMAWSIVYHSWLTFVLLLWANVLWMIPNQRKAMMRSSPFIVLYAEALLIAQYIYGMDLNNEELPTSVPTAGINLQQIGFERPIENQMRPCVPLIVKTAFVLMFWVTSRQFFKEKRDRRRDSTLADIIAPLQITVGSAGSSYLINDGKKTSKFLKKAGDVIKNLLVRLWIWLLVLVIFLCAITGENMTGFRICYMALFLFFLLVFQSSSKAWVKIMYGFWLFLIFYAMSILILIYTYQFDKFDKYWSDYLNVSATLQKDIGLKRYQTKDLFLHLVSPTIIVILTVIQVHYFHKRFIASLQQQPLAGGSAQQKPTETTALEPAPSKRRGSAGSLRRSQGPSAEAAPGATTDFETSVRDLVRISFRKIKNKSEYIFKNFKDVFWRFLELHIMKAVYIAAFVCSVSEVCVLHIIFVGFCVLGATSRKAVQVVISRLISFIVTVIVLSKMIYQIEYLSHSQHNVVCSDNRTANNAEWIGLTKADKVTGGLMSLLRTYIIYMVIVTMHAVISLRQLQMRVKIGALNAPPTKLLFPNIIRADAEKDLVGLVKYLLNFGFYKFGIEISLIALVSTITYRQDIVAVVYALWLVVLLLLRRSQCAKIWGVFQAFFAISILTQYIVLVGLPPSSCLVFPWDEGPFGEGIQRWTMLPGALHFNHVPKLIFDFIVLVILNRQKSIFCIEQRYASNDDYPGGSNRSVIADIAQLGRVPFDNPTHDFCSYIRNYSDILKNGVLCGFYWFTLAVVFLAGTNIADLLALGYLIGAFIFLWQGSDFYLRPIHTIIFRWKWLLAFNVANILIKTSFQMAGCLFMTQLTKDCCWLVHMLGITCTSNVLTEQIMLPEEAELALKPGECPKITHQVVLLWDTICFAFIIFQLRIFKSHYFCHIITDTKANNILASRGADIIESLRHKQIAHRHDHEKQVLHKIKRKMERIRATQQKMLRPLDKQTHFDEHGYPLPAPTVRRRKEIKLHPHATRAGDYYMFEEMDDKFELDLIHDEIDFLEEENITESEMKMQRRKTLYDLLPASGLTRYIYLNPQKSKDAPPGEFPSTSKGISKERDAATASSSASPAPTRDVGDLPVIPPPSTGLGREQTSKETSDSKSKMEVDSGEVTAKDSDEDFDTNPIIRLLEGFLVTLTIRLNRFSRNYRFVNRILAGEKKTLKESSSLNRLGLSSAAAMFHFLKSNLESDESDPPASSSTPRRVVIAPPNATEHSDPTSTTLNTNTTTTPLSPPEPLQPTTTSTPQQQHQHIRAAEEIIELPVDTVDGVAHRKQSINSSPPAKGTMLSRKSDCGLPEIRIKAPSVERGAHYYHNHHSGGGSGSLSKHWSYEQVDSAGEFNLEEENFAQRDHHIIVEVLISSWYALLANTDLICYIVVFINQVVNASLISLPLPIMVFLWGTLSLPRPTKTFWVTLIAYTQAIVLIKCIFQFKLIWSNYHQLPNQPLTPAKIFGVENKAHYAIYDLILLLVLFLHRYLLKSQGLWKSGYKDTDNQFTKPTASIDERDDSDNLSQPDSRQLNDDAAQKLSLQVSQASLPGSPDFSKTGINQLERTKYTSSLYKFFFSLVHKSRLATDVYALMFLCDFVNFFVLLFGFTAFGTQQTESDEGVQTYLAENKVPIPFLIMLLVQFLLIVIDRALYLRKALVNKIIFHFFSVIGIHIWMFFVVPAVTERTFNSLAPPIIFYVIKCFYMLLSSYQIKSGYPKRILGNFFTKGFSMVNMIAFKVYMQIPFLYELRTILDWVCIDSTMTIFDWLKMEDIFSNIYLIRCTRQSETDFPAMRAQKKASLSKLIMGGTVVLLIVICIWGPLCLFALGNAVGTSNVPFHVSLSIRIGPYDPIYTTNNYDSIFEINPEMYSQMTNAYIKEKQALTFIAGYDATDVAAVRLAGNSPSLWNIAPPDRQRLLNDLRNNHTLKARFSYSLTRKAPAKGLKENVGDEHAISLDESFEGRAALIHMLSETHDVEPIHSNGTTNGTTPEVEEVVVIPGMIPKFIKVLNSGDAAVVSVLSPKHYDYRPLVIKMHRDNETNGLWWEIRDYCNDTFYNETLSKFAYSNCTSGIVMYTFNDKKFPSTFSFLTAGGIIGLYTTFVLLASRFMKSFIGGQNRKIMFEDLPYVDRVLQLCLDIYLVREALEFALEEDLFAKLLFLYRSPETLIKWTRPKEEYVDDDGDTDSIPSRMSVRRPEQLQPQQPQ